The stretch of DNA GGTGCACGGCGGGGAGGAGATCCCGCTCGTCAGGAATATCGGGATCAGGAGCGCCTCCGAGATGAGAGAGGCCGTACTGGATATCCTGGAAAACGAAAATCCCGGCTATTATGTAAGTGCTGCGGCGATCTCCGACTTTGCACCGGAAAAATTCGAAGGGAAGATCCCGAGCGGAACTCCCACGGCGATCAGGCTGAAGACACTTCCCAAACTTGTCGACGAGGTGCTTAAGAACCCCGGGACAAAGGTCATCGCCTTCAAACTCGGCTGGAACGAGATGGAGAAGGCGAAAGAATTGATCGGGTCGGGGGTCTCCCTCGTTGCTGTAAATACCCCTGAATCGATGGGAGGGGAGACCGGCAGTTACACCCTCGTGACTTCCGGTGGCGAAAGCAGTGTTGAGGGGAAAAAAGAGGAGATTGCGGCGGCGATATGGAAAGAGATCGGGAAGCTGTAGCCTTTTGCCCGGGACATATATCGGGATGGTTTAAGCCCGTATTCATAGCTGCCGAAGGCCTGCCGGGGAGTGTCGGCGGCGGGATCGTGATCGACAGGGGAGTGGGATCGACAGCCGTTCCATCGGACGAGATCAAGGTCACCTGCCTGTATACCGGCAGCGACGGATCTGTCCTGAAGACTGTCGAAGGCTCCTCGCCCGTGGAACATGCGCTTAAAACCGCAGGAATAACCGGGGAGATCGTTACGAGAAGCGATCTTCCCCCCGAGTCAGGCTTCGGCCTCAGCGGCGCCGCGATCGTATCCTCGCTTGCGGCGGCGTCACGGGTCACCGGGACCCGCCTGTCGAAAGAGCAGATATTCAGAATCGCATACGAGACTGAAGTATCCCTCAGGACCGGCCTCGGGGACGTCCCCGCGATCGCTGGCGGAGGCTATGTATGCCGGAGAAGCCCCGGCCTGAAAGGAGAGATCATCAGGCGCTACGATATGGAGCAGCCGATATTCGTCCTGAACTTCGGGCCGCTCCCCACAGCAGGCGTTCTCGGGGAGGAGAATGCCGTAAAGAGGATCGAAGATGCCTATTCGGGAAGTTGCCCGGGGAGCCCTGAGGAGTTCTTCCGGACGGCAGGCGAGTTCTCCGAAAGATCCGGATTCGTCACCCCTGAAGTATGTGATGTCCTTTCCGCCTGTGCTTCAGGGAAGATCCCGGCATTCATGACAATGCTCGGAAACGGGGTCGCTGCTTACGGGAGTAGGGCGTTCGCCGTCTTCCGGGATTTCGGAACGCCTGAAGAGATGCACATGTCGAAGACCGGATTCACCGGAGATGGAGGAGATAAAAAATGATACCTGAAGATCACCCGAGATACCGTTCGCTTGTAATGAGAGAGAGGATCGCCGATGCTGCCCTGAAAGGGATCGTGGCAATGGAGGGCGTCGGCTCCCATGGAAGAGGAGAGGCATTCGATTACCTCATCGGGGAGAAGACGACGGAAAGTGCGCTTCTCGCGGAAAAAACCGCGGCAGCCCTATTCCTCAATGCAAAGAAGCCGGTAATATCCGTAAACGGAAATACGGCGGCACTTGCGGCAAAGGAGATCGCCGATCTCCAGAAGGCGACCGGGGCGGCAGTCGAGGTGAACCTCTTCCACCGGACGGAAGAGAGGGTCGAAAAGATAACCTCACTCCTCGAGGATGAAGGAGTTACTGTTCTTAAGGGAGAATTCGAGAGACTGCTCCCGCTCTCCCACGACAGGGCGCTATGCCTTAGGGAGGGGATCTACAGCTGCGATGTAATCCTCGTCCCGCTCGAAGACGGCGACCGCTGCTCCGCCCTTGTGGACATGGGAAAGACCGTTATTACAATAGACTTAAACCCGCTCTCACGAACCGCGAAGACCGCGACACTCACCATAGTTGATGAGATCACGCGTGCCATTCCGAATATCACCGAAGCCTGCGGCCGGCTGGACAGCGATGAGATTAAGAAGCTAATAAGGAGTATTGACAACAAATATTTCCTCAACTCAGCAGTGAATGAGATAATGGGGAACCTCACCAATGCTATGGATTGAAAAATACAGGCCGACGAAATTTTCAGAAATAAAAGGGCAGGACGAGGTTAGAGGCCATCTCGAAGGTTTTGTAGCCAGCTCGAAACTGCCTCATCTTCTGCTCTTCGGCCCGCACGGGACAGGGAAAAGCTGTGCACTGGAGTGCCTTGCGAGGGGGATCTACGGGGAGTATTCTGCAGATAATTTAACGATAATCGAATCGGGAGCACTGTTCCGCCACGGAAAATCATGGCTTGAGAATATGGACAAGTTCTCCCACCTGTATAAAAAAGATGAGAGCGTTCTCTCGAACTTCAAGCGTATAGTCCGCTGGTACGCCTCCATGAAGCCGTTCAACGCGGAGTTCAAGATAATCGCATTTGAAGAGGCCCACCTCCTTCCCTTCGACGCACAGGCGGCCCTGCGAAGAATCATGGAGAAATACAGTGCCACCTGCCGGTTTGTTCTGATGACGCAACAGCAGACCTCGGTCATCCCGGCAATCGCATCGAGATGTCTTCCGCTGTTTTTCAGGCCCCTCGATAACGAAGAAATAATCTCGGTTTTAAAGGAGATACCGTATGATGCGGGCGCCGGGTTCGCTATATCCGAGGAGGATCTCGAGTTCATAGCAGGCTCTGCAAAAGGGGACTGCAGAAAAGCCGTCACGTACCTCCAGCTGTTCGTAATGAAGGGAGGAAGCCTGGATCTTGCGGATATCTCTGGTTCGGAGACCGAAATGATCGCCAGGTCGCTCTTTTCGGCAATGAAAGACCGCAACTTCCAGAAGGCAAAGGAATCAGCGGAGATGCTGATGATAGAGTACGGGCTCTCGGGCAGTGAGGTCATATCCGAGATCTCGAAGGTCGCAAACCTCGAGTATAACGATAAGAGGATCGCAATCGCACTTGCGGATGCGGACAGCAGGCTCTGCCATGCGGGCAATGAATTTGTCCAGGTGAACGCGGCACTTGCAGAGATAATTGCGGAGGTGTCCTTTGAGTAAGGTCTCGGTCCACTACGACAAGGTTGCCGACGATTATGACAACCATTACGATGCCAGCAACGGCCGCGACTACTACAGCCACATATGCGACGGAGTAATATCCGCACTCCCTAAGGATGGAAAGCTCCTTGATATCGGCTGCGGCACCGGCCTGTTCATGCAGCGGTACCTTAAGACCGGGAGGGAAGCGATAGGGATCGACATCAGCCAGGGGATGATCAGGAGGGCAAAGACCAGGAAGGTCTCCGACGTCGCTCTGGGAACCGCGGAGGTGCTTCCTTTCAGGAATGAGTCCTTCGATGCGGTATCGTCGCTTCTTGCATTCTCCTATTTCCAGCACCCGGAGTCGATGCTTGAGGAGTCGTTCAGGGTACTGAAACCGGGCGGTTCGTTGTCTATCTGCACCCTCGGGAGGAATATCTTTACGTCGATGGTCCCGGCGGCATACAGGATAGGGGAAAAGCTGAACGTGAAACGGGTCGGAATGGCGTATTTCAGCGAACATTATTACAAGGAGGAAGAGATCAAAAAACTTCTTGAAGATGTAGGATTTGTCGATACGAATGTCTTCAGGCGCTCTTTCGCCCATGTCGACCTGAGGCCGTCCGTCTATTACCTGTCAAAAAAGATGGAGCCGTTTATCGAGAGCAGGATGCCCTATCTTGCATTCAACCTGTGTGCTTCCGGGAGAAAACCGGAAAAGAAAGAATAATTTTATGGCTCTTCGCTAATCTGCATGGTTATAAAGATTATATTCCACCACTTTTGACAACCCCTCGCCGCGAACTGCACAGCAGATTCGCGGATCGGCCCCGACCTCTGTGCCTCTCCATTGTGATAGGCCACTCAGGGGATATACGAGTATCCCCTGAGCGGCGAGACGCGTGACTTCATAGCGTTTTACAGAACGGAATATACAAAAAAAGTTCATGTAAAAACCAAATTCAACAGCTTAGGGGACCCTTGCCGGTCCCCTGAGCGTGCCGTATGAGGGTTATCTTAGGGCAAGGCCCCTGGGCAGGGGTCGTCCGGCGGCCGGGCCGCCGGTGCCGGAGAAAGACATGAAACAACGAAGAGCCAATTTTATCACTGATTTTTATCTTTTTTCAGAAGTTCGATTACACGCATCTTCTTCTCTATCGCCCTGTCGGCGGCTCCGGCCACCTTCTTCTTCATCTCTTCGAAGTCGCCTGGCGTTTTGTCGACGACCTTCTTGACGGGAGTATAGGCAGATTCCCTGAAACGCGGCAGGAAATCAATCATCTCTCCGGAAGACAAGAGCTTGGAATCAGCCGGGCCGGACTCGACGTACCCGATCTTCTTCATTCTCACTCCTGCCTCACCGACTATTCTTACGATCTCTTCGGCTGCGGACGGCGGTGCGACGACGAGGAGTGCATCCAGGGATACGCCGAGATAATCGATCTCAAGATCGTCGAGCATCTTAAGGACGTCGGGATCGATCAGCGACCTGAGATTCTCCTCTTCGATTACGATCCTGACATCGGCGGTCTCGGCCATCTCGTAGACATCTCCCCGAAGGCCTCCGTTTGTGACATCGGTCATTGAGTGGATCTCGTTGAGCACATCGCTCTTTAAGAGGGCCTCGCATGCCTTGAGGAACGAGAGGTTGATCGTTTTATCTACCACTTCAGGATACCCGGAATATATGCCTGCGGTCGCGATGGTTCCTCCGCCCGCACCTTCGCTCATCAGGATTATATCGCCGGGAACTGTCGATTTTCGTGCGGTCAGGTGTTCGGCTACGCCCACTGCACCGACACAGCCGGTGAGGCGCTCCCCTATGACCATATCCCCGCCGATACGGAGTGTCGATCCGCTTACGAGAGGGATATCCATCATCTCGCTTACGACTGATATGCCTGCCGTATACTCGAAGATCTTTGCAACGTCCCCGTCGTCTGCAACATGGATATCAGAGATTAGTGCGACCGGTTTCGCCCCCATGACATAGACATCCCGGAGCGTCGCACGGGTCACGTGGAATCCCGCGAGGAAAGGATAGTCGGAGAGGCGGGAATGCATCCCGTCGACGGTAGCGATTATATATTGCCCGCCTGCACTGACAACCCCTGCATCGTCCATCTCGTCGACACCAACTGCCGCCTGGCCGGAGCCGATAATCCGGGGGAACTGCCTGTGAGCGAAGAAGTCCCCCGCACCCCTCGAGCCGACGCCGAATTCGCCCATTGAAACCCCGGACGGCTCGAAACCTGCCAGGTCGCCTTTCATCTTCAGGGAATTTTCCACCTCAAGAACGACTGCTGCGGCAAAATCATGCGCAAACCCGGGATCGCATTTTTTTATCTCGACGATCCGGTCCGCAAGCTTATCTGTGACCGAATCTCTCGCCGCACCCGATGCAATTCCGTCGCGTGCGAACTGCTCAACATCCATGATGACATATCTGCTCCGATAACAGAAAAAAGTGCATGAAGTTCTTCAGGAAAACGTCATTTGAATATGATTTCCGGTTTATATGCAAGGAGGGGGAAGTTTCCCCCTCCCTGCAACCCTCCCCCTCATGGCGATAGGTCGCCGTCGGGATGGACGAGCATCCCTCCGGCTCCAGACTTTCTTTTCCAGTGACAATTTAAAAGATCAAAACGTAAATGCTGAATC from Methanolacinia petrolearia DSM 11571 encodes:
- a CDS encoding GHMP family kinase ATP-binding protein; protein product: MERDREAVAFCPGHISGWFKPVFIAAEGLPGSVGGGIVIDRGVGSTAVPSDEIKVTCLYTGSDGSVLKTVEGSSPVEHALKTAGITGEIVTRSDLPPESGFGLSGAAIVSSLAAASRVTGTRLSKEQIFRIAYETEVSLRTGLGDVPAIAGGGYVCRRSPGLKGEIIRRYDMEQPIFVLNFGPLPTAGVLGEENAVKRIEDAYSGSCPGSPEEFFRTAGEFSERSGFVTPEVCDVLSACASGKIPAFMTMLGNGVAAYGSRAFAVFRDFGTPEEMHMSKTGFTGDGGDKK
- a CDS encoding AIR synthase-related protein, translating into MDVEQFARDGIASGAARDSVTDKLADRIVEIKKCDPGFAHDFAAAVVLEVENSLKMKGDLAGFEPSGVSMGEFGVGSRGAGDFFAHRQFPRIIGSGQAAVGVDEMDDAGVVSAGGQYIIATVDGMHSRLSDYPFLAGFHVTRATLRDVYVMGAKPVALISDIHVADDGDVAKIFEYTAGISVVSEMMDIPLVSGSTLRIGGDMVIGERLTGCVGAVGVAEHLTARKSTVPGDIILMSEGAGGGTIATAGIYSGYPEVVDKTINLSFLKACEALLKSDVLNEIHSMTDVTNGGLRGDVYEMAETADVRIVIEEENLRSLIDPDVLKMLDDLEIDYLGVSLDALLVVAPPSAAEEIVRIVGEAGVRMKKIGYVESGPADSKLLSSGEMIDFLPRFRESAYTPVKKVVDKTPGDFEEMKKKVAGAADRAIEKKMRVIELLKKDKNQ
- a CDS encoding class I SAM-dependent methyltransferase, which encodes MSKVSVHYDKVADDYDNHYDASNGRDYYSHICDGVISALPKDGKLLDIGCGTGLFMQRYLKTGREAIGIDISQGMIRRAKTRKVSDVALGTAEVLPFRNESFDAVSSLLAFSYFQHPESMLEESFRVLKPGGSLSICTLGRNIFTSMVPAAYRIGEKLNVKRVGMAYFSEHYYKEEEIKKLLEDVGFVDTNVFRRSFAHVDLRPSVYYLSKKMEPFIESRMPYLAFNLCASGRKPEKKE
- a CDS encoding 4-phosphopantoate--beta-alanine ligase, whose product is MIPEDHPRYRSLVMRERIADAALKGIVAMEGVGSHGRGEAFDYLIGEKTTESALLAEKTAAALFLNAKKPVISVNGNTAALAAKEIADLQKATGAAVEVNLFHRTEERVEKITSLLEDEGVTVLKGEFERLLPLSHDRALCLREGIYSCDVILVPLEDGDRCSALVDMGKTVITIDLNPLSRTAKTATLTIVDEITRAIPNITEACGRLDSDEIKKLIRSIDNKYFLNSAVNEIMGNLTNAMD
- a CDS encoding AAA family ATPase produces the protein MLWIEKYRPTKFSEIKGQDEVRGHLEGFVASSKLPHLLLFGPHGTGKSCALECLARGIYGEYSADNLTIIESGALFRHGKSWLENMDKFSHLYKKDESVLSNFKRIVRWYASMKPFNAEFKIIAFEEAHLLPFDAQAALRRIMEKYSATCRFVLMTQQQTSVIPAIASRCLPLFFRPLDNEEIISVLKEIPYDAGAGFAISEEDLEFIAGSAKGDCRKAVTYLQLFVMKGGSLDLADISGSETEMIARSLFSAMKDRNFQKAKESAEMLMIEYGLSGSEVISEISKVANLEYNDKRIAIALADADSRLCHAGNEFVQVNAALAEIIAEVSFE